Proteins from one Nakamurella multipartita DSM 44233 genomic window:
- a CDS encoding helix-turn-helix transcriptional regulator, producing MSDAPGTSGRLLRLLSLLQARRDWPGEVLAERLEVSPRTVRRDVDRLRDLGYPVRATKGPDGGYRLDAGAELPPLLFDDEQAVAVAVALQTASASVSGIEEGALRALATVRQVMPARLRGRVDALQVTAVPTDRERPRVDSTVLIAVGSAVRAREVLRFEYERPNWTGEERAAEPPRRVEPHQLATWSGRWYLVGWDLDRQDWRTFRVDRMTPKTPTGPRFTPRALPGGDVASYLQDAFRGREWPCRGEFVIHAPAAEVHPWAGRQSVVEPLGPELTRVVSGSWSWERLAAWVSWWEVPVEIVGPDELRAAATRLGRRFLAAAGS from the coding sequence ATGAGCGATGCTCCGGGTACCAGTGGCCGCCTTCTCCGCCTGCTCTCGCTGCTCCAGGCCCGCCGGGACTGGCCCGGTGAGGTGCTGGCGGAGCGGCTCGAGGTCAGCCCGCGGACGGTGCGCCGCGACGTCGACCGGCTCCGCGACCTGGGCTATCCGGTCCGCGCGACGAAGGGACCGGACGGTGGCTACCGGCTGGACGCCGGAGCCGAGCTGCCCCCGCTGCTGTTCGACGACGAGCAGGCGGTGGCCGTCGCCGTGGCGCTGCAGACCGCATCGGCCAGCGTCTCGGGCATCGAGGAGGGCGCCTTGCGGGCGCTGGCCACGGTGCGCCAGGTGATGCCGGCCCGGTTGCGAGGGCGGGTCGACGCCCTGCAGGTCACCGCGGTGCCCACGGACCGGGAGCGGCCCCGGGTGGATTCCACCGTTCTCATCGCCGTCGGCAGCGCGGTCCGGGCTCGTGAGGTGCTCAGATTCGAGTACGAGCGGCCGAATTGGACGGGCGAGGAGCGGGCCGCCGAACCGCCGCGCCGGGTGGAGCCGCATCAGCTGGCCACCTGGAGCGGTCGCTGGTATCTGGTCGGCTGGGATCTGGACCGCCAGGACTGGCGCACCTTCCGGGTGGACCGGATGACCCCGAAGACGCCGACCGGACCCCGGTTCACGCCGCGCGCGCTGCCCGGCGGCGACGTGGCCTCCTACCTGCAGGACGCCTTCCGCGGCCGCGAATGGCCCTGCCGCGGCGAGTTCGTCATCCACGCGCCGGCCGCCGAGGTGCACCCGTGGGCCGGCCGGCAGTCGGTGGTCGAGCCGCTCGGGCCGGAGCTCACCCGGGTGGTCAGCGGGTCCTGGTCGTGGGAACGGCTGGCCGCCTGGGTGTCCTGGTGGGAGGTCCCGGTGGAGATCGTCGGCCCGGACGAGCTCCGCGCGGCCGCCACCCGCCTGGGCCGCCGGTTCCTGGCCGCCGCCGGGTCGTGA